One Mesorhizobium loti genomic window carries:
- a CDS encoding hydrolase protein: protein MIKTSRGLTAIALILMSSAFPSIAAPAGATKNIVLVHGAFADGSGWAAVSAILEKDGYKTFIVQPPETSLEDDVAATNRVLDSLDGPAVLVGHSYGGAIITEAGNNTHVKNLVYIAAFQPDTGESLGSLGAKMPPASKAIKQTSDGFLYLDQTLFHADFAADLPAAQADLMGKSQVFLAGKAAGTPVTSPAWKSKPSFAMVATQDRSINPELERFMYKRSKAQVVEVASSHVVYISHPKAVAALIETAAR from the coding sequence ATGATCAAGACCTCGCGCGGGCTCACCGCAATCGCGCTCATTCTGATGTCGAGCGCTTTCCCCTCGATCGCCGCACCCGCCGGCGCTACCAAGAATATCGTGCTCGTTCATGGCGCATTTGCCGATGGCTCGGGTTGGGCCGCAGTGAGTGCTATCCTTGAAAAGGACGGCTACAAGACGTTCATCGTCCAGCCGCCGGAGACCTCGCTGGAAGACGACGTTGCCGCTACCAACCGCGTCCTGGATTCTTTGGACGGTCCGGCCGTTTTGGTGGGACATAGTTATGGTGGTGCTATCATCACGGAGGCAGGCAACAACACGCATGTGAAAAACCTTGTCTATATCGCGGCATTCCAGCCGGATACCGGCGAGAGCCTGGGTTCGCTAGGTGCAAAGATGCCGCCCGCTTCCAAGGCAATCAAACAGACGTCGGACGGTTTCCTGTATCTGGATCAAACGCTGTTTCATGCCGATTTCGCCGCAGACCTTCCGGCCGCCCAGGCTGATCTCATGGGCAAGTCGCAGGTGTTTTTAGCAGGCAAGGCGGCCGGCACCCCGGTGACGTCGCCAGCTTGGAAGTCCAAGCCCAGCTTCGCAATGGTCGCGACACAGGACCGTTCGATCAATCCCGAACTTGAGCGCTTCATGTACAAGCGGTCGAAGGCGCAAGTGGTCGAGGTGGCATCAAGCCATGTTGTATATATCTCGCACCCGAAGGCTGTGGCCGCGCTGATCGAAACCGCTGCCCGCTAA
- a CDS encoding methionine sulfoxide reductase A, protein MFFLSDMLNKKLNMPKPSEALPGRAKAIPTISKHHVLKRPLKGPYPDGLETAMFGLGCFWGAERLFWQTEGVWVTAVGYAGGITPNPTYQETCTGLTGHAEVVLVVFDPKIVSYADLLQLFWESHDPTQGMRQGNDVGTTYRSAIYTSGDAQFQAANASRDAYQAALRGAGHGRITTEIAPAPAFYFAEADHQQYLAKNPYGYCNLKGTGIACAMPAATA, encoded by the coding sequence ATGTTCTTTCTCAGCGACATGCTGAACAAAAAGCTCAATATGCCGAAGCCGTCCGAGGCTTTGCCGGGCCGTGCCAAGGCGATCCCGACAATTTCCAAGCACCATGTCCTGAAAAGGCCGCTCAAGGGCCCCTACCCCGATGGGCTGGAGACGGCGATGTTCGGGCTCGGCTGCTTCTGGGGCGCCGAGCGTCTGTTCTGGCAGACCGAGGGCGTCTGGGTCACCGCTGTCGGCTATGCCGGCGGCATCACGCCCAATCCGACCTATCAGGAAACTTGCACCGGGCTGACCGGCCATGCCGAAGTGGTGCTGGTCGTCTTCGACCCCAAGATCGTCTCCTATGCCGACCTCCTGCAGCTGTTCTGGGAAAGCCATGACCCGACGCAAGGCATGCGCCAGGGCAATGATGTCGGCACCACCTATCGCTCGGCCATCTACACATCAGGCGATGCGCAATTCCAGGCGGCGAACGCCTCGCGCGATGCCTATCAGGCCGCGCTGCGCGGTGCCGGCCACGGCAGGATCACCACCGAGATCGCGCCGGCGCCGGCTTTCTACTTCGCCGAGGCCGATCACCAGCAATATCTGGCGAAGAACCCTTACGGTTATTGCAACCTCAAGGGCACCGGCATTGCCTGCGCCATGCCGGCCGCTACCGCCTGA
- a CDS encoding basic membrane lipoprotein: MKRIVLGLLAATAMVLPAFAADVQPAILYDLGGKFDKSFNEAAFHGAEKFKTETGVAYVEFEVSNASQREQALRRFAEDGRNPIVMAGFAWEDALKAVAKDYPDLNFAIIDDAVDMPNVRSLVFKENEGSYLVGILAGMASKSKKVSFIGGMDIPLIRKFECGYVGGAKAAGATDVIQNMTGDTPAAWNDPAKGGEIAKTQIDQGSDVVYAAAGGTGVGVLQAAADAGKLGIGVDSNQNGLQPGKVLTSMMKRVDVAVYNAFMDGKNGTFKGGVQNLGLKEGGVDYAMDDNNKALVTDEMKAAVEKAKADIIAGKIQVHDYTADNACPY; this comes from the coding sequence ATGAAACGTATCGTTCTCGGCCTCCTGGCCGCAACCGCAATGGTTCTTCCGGCTTTCGCCGCGGATGTGCAGCCGGCCATCCTTTATGATCTGGGCGGCAAGTTCGACAAATCCTTCAACGAGGCGGCCTTCCACGGCGCCGAAAAATTCAAGACCGAGACCGGCGTCGCCTATGTCGAGTTCGAAGTGTCCAACGCTTCGCAGCGCGAGCAGGCCCTGCGCCGCTTCGCCGAGGATGGCCGCAACCCGATCGTCATGGCCGGTTTTGCCTGGGAAGATGCCCTCAAGGCGGTCGCAAAGGATTATCCCGACCTGAACTTCGCCATCATCGACGACGCCGTCGACATGCCCAATGTCCGCTCGCTGGTGTTCAAGGAGAATGAAGGCTCCTATCTGGTCGGCATCCTGGCAGGGATGGCCTCGAAGTCCAAGAAGGTCTCCTTCATCGGCGGCATGGACATCCCGCTGATCCGCAAGTTCGAATGCGGCTATGTCGGCGGCGCCAAGGCCGCCGGTGCGACGGACGTCATCCAGAACATGACCGGCGACACGCCGGCTGCCTGGAACGACCCGGCCAAGGGCGGCGAGATCGCCAAGACGCAGATCGACCAGGGTTCCGACGTGGTCTACGCCGCGGCCGGCGGCACCGGCGTCGGCGTGCTGCAGGCGGCGGCTGATGCCGGCAAGCTCGGCATCGGCGTCGATTCCAACCAGAACGGCCTGCAGCCCGGCAAGGTGCTGACCTCGATGATGAAGCGCGTCGACGTTGCCGTCTACAATGCCTTCATGGACGGCAAGAACGGCACCTTCAAGGGCGGCGTGCAGAATCTCGGCCTCAAGGAAGGCGGCGTCGACTACGCCATGGACGACAACAACAAGGCGCTGGTGACGGACGAGATGAAGGCGGCGGTCGAGAAGGCCAAGGCCGACATCATCGCCGGCAAGATCCAGGTGCACGACTACACGGCTGACAACGCCTGCCCCTATTGA
- a CDS encoding SlyX family protein has product MQGIVEQHQGLQMIMPADRLTTLEIRAAEQEKTIEELSGQIAEQWTVIERMQRKLDALTDRFLALEEQSAPDVPVTKPPHW; this is encoded by the coding sequence ATGCAAGGCATTGTGGAGCAACATCAGGGACTGCAAATGATCATGCCCGCCGACCGGCTGACGACGCTGGAAATCCGCGCCGCCGAGCAGGAGAAGACCATCGAGGAGCTGTCGGGCCAGATCGCCGAGCAGTGGACGGTGATCGAGCGCATGCAGCGCAAGCTCGACGCGCTCACCGACCGTTTCCTGGCGCTGGAGGAGCAGTCGGCGCCCGATGTGCCGGTGACCAAGCCGCCGCACTGGTGA
- a CDS encoding sugar ABC transporter ATP-binding protein: MAQAAIELIGINKSFGAVRANRDINLEIARGTIHGIVGENGAGKSTLMSILYGFYQADSGEIRVGGQPASIKTPNDAIALGIGMVHQHFMLVDNFTVLENIILGAESDALLKRSITKARSELERLEREYGLEVDPDAIIEELPVGLQQRVEILKALYRGAEILILDEPTGVLTPAEADHLFRILKQLKEQGKTVVLITHKLREIMAITDTVSVMRQGTMVATRETKKTTVEELAELMVGRRVLLRVEKGEAEAGAVKLAVKNLTVKDSRGVTMVDDISFDLRAGEIVGIAGVAGNGQSELLEAISGIRHAVSGSVMLDGKPIDLTGKADPGELRDRGLAHVPEDRHHVGLVLAFEENENSILGYHDDPRYLKGPFLNVDAIMADAKDKIEKYDIRPGNPRLKTANFSGGNQQKIVLAREMEQDPGVLIVGQPTRGVDVGAIEFIHKRLIAMRDQGKAVLVVSVELDEIRSLSDRILVMFAGRIVGERGPEATEGELGLLMAGVEQEAAA, from the coding sequence ATGGCGCAAGCCGCAATCGAACTGATCGGCATCAACAAGAGTTTTGGCGCCGTGCGCGCCAACCGCGACATCAATCTGGAGATCGCGCGCGGCACCATCCATGGCATCGTCGGCGAGAACGGCGCCGGCAAGTCGACGCTGATGTCGATCCTCTATGGCTTCTACCAGGCCGACAGCGGCGAAATCCGCGTCGGCGGCCAGCCGGCGTCGATCAAGACGCCCAACGACGCGATCGCGCTCGGCATCGGCATGGTGCACCAGCATTTCATGCTGGTCGACAATTTCACGGTGCTGGAAAACATCATCCTCGGAGCCGAAAGCGATGCGCTGTTGAAGCGCAGCATCACCAAGGCACGCTCCGAACTCGAACGCCTCGAACGTGAATATGGGCTCGAAGTCGATCCGGACGCGATCATCGAGGAACTGCCGGTCGGCCTGCAGCAGCGCGTGGAAATCCTCAAGGCGCTCTATCGCGGCGCCGAGATTCTCATTCTCGATGAGCCGACGGGCGTTTTGACACCGGCCGAGGCCGATCACCTCTTCCGCATCCTCAAGCAGCTGAAGGAACAGGGAAAGACGGTGGTGCTGATCACCCACAAGCTGCGCGAGATCATGGCCATCACCGACACCGTGTCGGTCATGCGCCAGGGCACGATGGTGGCAACGAGGGAAACGAAAAAGACCACCGTCGAGGAACTGGCCGAACTGATGGTCGGACGCCGCGTGCTGCTGCGGGTCGAGAAGGGTGAAGCCGAAGCCGGGGCCGTCAAGCTTGCGGTCAAGAACCTGACGGTCAAGGATTCGCGTGGCGTCACTATGGTCGACGACATCTCCTTCGACCTGCGCGCCGGCGAGATCGTCGGCATCGCCGGCGTCGCCGGCAACGGACAATCCGAACTGCTCGAGGCGATTTCCGGCATCAGGCACGCCGTTTCCGGCTCCGTCATGCTGGACGGCAAGCCGATCGATCTCACCGGCAAGGCCGACCCCGGCGAATTGCGCGACCGCGGGCTCGCCCATGTGCCGGAGGATCGCCACCATGTCGGGCTGGTGCTGGCCTTCGAGGAGAACGAAAATTCCATCCTCGGCTATCACGACGACCCCCGCTATCTCAAAGGGCCATTCCTCAACGTCGATGCCATCATGGCCGACGCCAAGGACAAGATCGAGAAATACGACATCCGTCCCGGCAATCCGCGGCTGAAGACCGCCAACTTCTCCGGCGGCAACCAGCAGAAGATCGTGCTCGCGCGGGAAATGGAACAAGACCCGGGTGTGTTGATCGTCGGCCAGCCGACGCGCGGCGTCGATGTCGGCGCCATCGAATTCATCCACAAGCGCCTGATCGCCATGCGCGATCAGGGCAAGGCCGTGCTGGTGGTGTCGGTTGAGCTCGATGAGATTCGTTCGCTGTCGGACCGCATCCTGGTGATGTTTGCCGGCCGTATCGTCGGCGAGCGCGGCCCGGAGGCGACCGAGGGCGAGCTTGGCCTGCTGATGGCGGGCGTCGAGCAAGAGGCCGCCGCATGA
- a CDS encoding ABC-type uncharacterized transport system, permease component translates to MSTPYAKLPAWADYGLIPVINLSVAFIVAGFVVLLVGENPFRAAVILVEGAFGKGTGIAFTLFYATTFIFTGLSVAVAAHCGLFNIGTEGQAYIAGLGIAIVCLSFDSTLPWWLTFPLAIVASAAVGALWALIPAYLQAKRGSHIVITTIMFNFIAASIMVYLLVGPLKPAGSQAPQTRNFFAGAELPKLNWIIELFGAKIRSAPLNVTFLLALLMAFLVWLLIWRTKLGYEMRTYGHSPKAARYAGISETRIIITAMMISGALAGMMALNPVMGDQHNVAIDFVSGAGFVGIAVALMGRLHPVGIVLAAVLFGMLYQGGAELAFEMPAISRDMIVIIQGLVILFAGALEHMFRPYIQALFASFSPRSVGMEAVKGKGA, encoded by the coding sequence ATGAGCACGCCTTACGCTAAATTGCCGGCCTGGGCCGACTATGGGCTGATCCCGGTGATCAACCTTTCGGTGGCCTTCATCGTCGCCGGCTTCGTCGTGCTGCTGGTCGGCGAAAATCCGTTCCGCGCCGCGGTCATCCTCGTCGAGGGCGCCTTCGGCAAGGGAACCGGCATCGCCTTCACCCTGTTCTATGCCACCACCTTCATTTTCACCGGGCTTTCGGTGGCGGTGGCGGCGCATTGCGGCCTGTTCAACATCGGCACCGAGGGGCAGGCCTATATCGCCGGCCTTGGCATCGCCATCGTCTGCCTGTCCTTCGACAGCACGCTGCCCTGGTGGCTGACATTTCCGCTGGCCATCGTCGCTTCGGCGGCTGTCGGCGCGTTGTGGGCGCTGATCCCCGCCTATCTGCAGGCCAAGCGCGGCTCGCACATCGTCATCACCACCATCATGTTCAACTTCATCGCCGCCTCGATCATGGTCTATCTGCTGGTCGGGCCGTTGAAGCCGGCAGGGTCGCAAGCGCCGCAAACGCGCAACTTCTTCGCGGGCGCCGAACTGCCGAAGCTCAACTGGATCATCGAGCTGTTCGGCGCCAAGATCCGCTCGGCGCCGCTGAACGTCACCTTCCTGCTGGCACTGCTCATGGCCTTCCTGGTCTGGCTGCTGATCTGGCGCACCAAGCTCGGCTATGAGATGCGCACCTATGGCCACAGCCCCAAGGCAGCGCGCTATGCCGGCATTTCGGAAACCCGCATCATCATCACTGCCATGATGATCTCGGGCGCGCTCGCCGGCATGATGGCGCTCAATCCGGTGATGGGCGACCAGCACAATGTCGCGATCGACTTCGTCTCCGGCGCCGGTTTCGTCGGCATCGCCGTGGCGCTGATGGGGCGCCTGCATCCGGTCGGCATCGTGCTGGCGGCAGTCCTGTTCGGCATGCTCTACCAGGGCGGCGCCGAACTCGCCTTCGAGATGCCGGCGATCAGCCGCGACATGATCGTCATCATCCAGGGTCTGGTGATCCTGTTCGCCGGCGCGCTGGAACACATGTTCAGGCCTTACATCCAGGCACTGTTCGCCTCGTTTAGCCCGAGGTCGGTCGGCATGGAAGCGGTCAAGGGAAAGGGCGCCTGA
- a CDS encoding sugar ABC transporter permease, which translates to MDVFIAIVQILDSTIRLSVPLLLACLAGLFSERSGIFDIGLEGKMLVGAFAGAAAASVFHSAFLGLGMAILISVAFAMVHGFASITHRGNQIVSGVAINFIAAGSTIILGQAWFQQGGRTPALQPGERFDAIVWPGAEAVRDVPIIGPIYAELISGHSLLVYLAFLMVPFTWWVLFRTRFGLRLRAVGENPAAVDTAGISVAWLRYRALICTGILTGVAGAYLSMVQNGGFVKDMTAGKGYIALAALIFAKWKPVNAMFACLLFGFLDAAAIRLQGSPLPIIGKVPVQFMQALPYILTVILLAGFIGKAIPPRAGGVPYVKER; encoded by the coding sequence ATGGATGTCTTTATCGCCATCGTGCAGATATTGGACTCAACCATCCGCCTGTCGGTGCCCTTGCTGCTCGCCTGCCTCGCCGGCCTCTTTTCCGAGCGTTCGGGCATCTTCGACATCGGGCTGGAAGGCAAGATGCTGGTCGGCGCTTTCGCCGGTGCCGCCGCGGCTTCCGTGTTCCATTCGGCCTTTCTCGGCCTCGGCATGGCGATCCTGATTTCGGTCGCCTTTGCCATGGTGCACGGCTTCGCCTCGATCACGCACCGCGGCAACCAGATCGTGTCCGGCGTGGCCATCAATTTCATCGCCGCCGGCTCGACCATCATCCTCGGTCAAGCCTGGTTCCAGCAGGGCGGGCGCACGCCGGCGCTGCAACCGGGCGAGCGGTTCGACGCGATTGTCTGGCCCGGCGCCGAGGCGGTCCGGGACGTGCCGATCATCGGTCCGATCTATGCGGAACTGATCTCCGGCCATTCGCTGCTGGTCTACCTCGCTTTCCTGATGGTGCCGTTCACCTGGTGGGTGCTGTTCCGCACCCGCTTTGGCCTGCGCCTGCGCGCTGTCGGCGAGAACCCGGCCGCTGTCGACACTGCCGGCATCTCGGTCGCCTGGCTGCGCTACCGCGCGCTGATCTGCACCGGCATCCTCACCGGCGTCGCCGGTGCCTATCTGTCGATGGTGCAGAATGGCGGCTTCGTGAAGGACATGACCGCCGGCAAGGGTTACATCGCGCTAGCCGCGCTGATCTTCGCCAAATGGAAGCCGGTCAACGCCATGTTCGCCTGCCTGCTGTTCGGCTTCCTCGATGCGGCGGCAATCCGCCTGCAGGGCTCGCCGCTGCCGATCATCGGCAAGGTGCCGGTGCAGTTCATGCAGGCCCTGCCCTATATCCTCACCGTCATCCTGCTCGCCGGCTTCATCGGCAAGGCCATCCCGCCGCGCGCCGGCGGCGTGCCCTACGTCAAGGAACGCTAG
- a CDS encoding cytidine deaminase — translation MSHDLFEAARTAMAKAYAPYSKFPVGAALRTEDGRVFTGANVEVASYPEGWCAETTALGHYIMGGGGKIVEIAVIAERMAKCSPCGGCRQRLAEFCRPETKLYLCDNTGVAETVTMGDMLPYGFRGDILK, via the coding sequence ATGTCGCATGATCTGTTCGAAGCGGCCAGGACCGCCATGGCCAAGGCCTATGCGCCCTATTCGAAATTTCCGGTGGGCGCCGCCTTGCGCACCGAGGACGGGCGCGTCTTCACCGGCGCCAACGTCGAGGTCGCCTCCTATCCGGAGGGCTGGTGCGCCGAGACCACCGCGCTCGGCCACTACATCATGGGCGGCGGCGGCAAAATCGTCGAGATCGCGGTTATTGCCGAACGCATGGCCAAATGCTCGCCCTGCGGCGGCTGCCGCCAGCGGCTCGCCGAGTTCTGCCGCCCGGAGACAAAACTCTACCTCTGCGACAACACCGGCGTCGCCGAGACCGTGACCATGGGCGACATGCTGCCCTACGGTTTTCGCGGCGACATTCTCAAATGA
- a CDS encoding purine nucleoside phosphorylase, with the protein MTEKTVDHLIERLDGLAPSTALVLGSGLGVLVDRIEHPIRVPYADLPGFPRSGVSGHAGEVVAGLFAGVPVLMLSGRAHYYEHGDAAAMRPVLEVLAGIGITKLILTNAAGSVDPDMPPGSVMLLTDHINFSGSNPLIGEPSDRRFVGLTEAYDAGIRKAIERAAKATGTTLHQGVYMWFSGPCFETPAEIRMARIMGANAVGMSTVPEVILARFLGLRVAACSVITNLAAGMTGAELSHQETKDMAPVGGSRLATVLHRVFRDGLLES; encoded by the coding sequence ATGACCGAAAAAACGGTGGACCATCTGATCGAAAGGCTGGACGGCCTGGCCCCGTCGACAGCGCTGGTGCTGGGTTCGGGCCTCGGCGTGCTTGTCGACCGGATCGAGCACCCGATCCGCGTCCCCTATGCCGACCTGCCGGGTTTTCCCAGAAGCGGCGTCAGCGGCCATGCCGGCGAAGTCGTGGCGGGGCTGTTTGCCGGCGTGCCGGTGCTGATGCTGTCGGGCCGCGCCCATTACTATGAGCATGGCGATGCGGCGGCGATGCGGCCGGTGCTGGAGGTGCTCGCCGGCATTGGCATCACCAAACTGATCCTGACCAATGCCGCCGGCTCTGTCGATCCGGATATGCCGCCGGGCTCGGTGATGCTGCTCACCGACCACATCAATTTCTCGGGCAGCAATCCGCTGATCGGCGAGCCGAGCGACCGCCGCTTCGTCGGCCTGACCGAAGCCTATGACGCCGGCATCCGCAAGGCGATCGAGCGCGCGGCGAAGGCGACCGGCACCACGCTGCACCAGGGCGTCTATATGTGGTTTTCCGGCCCCTGTTTCGAAACACCGGCCGAAATCCGTATGGCGCGCATCATGGGCGCCAACGCGGTGGGCATGTCGACCGTGCCGGAGGTCATTCTTGCCCGCTTCCTTGGCCTGCGCGTCGCCGCCTGCTCGGTTATCACCAATCTGGCGGCCGGCATGACCGGAGCCGAACTTTCGCACCAGGAGACCAAGGACATGGCGCCGGTCGGCGGGTCGCGGCTGGCAACGGTCCTGCACAGAGTGTTCCGCGACGGACTGCTGGAGAGCTGA
- a CDS encoding thymidine phosphorylase — protein sequence MLPQEIIRHKRDGHRLSAGEIAAFINGVTSGAVTDGQAAAFAMAVFFNGMNRDEAVALTLAMRDSGDVLDWSDLPGPVTDKHSTGGVGDNVSLMLAPLVAACGAYVPMISGRGLGHTGGTLDKMDAIPGYTSQPDIALFRRAVLETGCAIIGQTADLAPADRRLYAIRDVTGTVESVPLITASILSKKLAAGLGSLVLDVKVGNGAFMEKSRDATALANSLVEVASGAGLKVSALITGMNEPLASAAGNAVEVRNAVDFLTGRLRDRRLEDVTLALAAEMLQSAGLVSSNQDGLRRATEALTSGRAAATFARMVAVLGGPADFIENPEKYLPDAATEFAVKATANGFVTGIATRDIGLAVVGLGGGRTRPDDKIDPSVGITRLLPIGAEVHAGDALALIHARSPSDAEAAAATVVSAYAIGASKPPADKTVIRRILPRG from the coding sequence ATGCTTCCGCAGGAAATCATCCGTCACAAGCGGGACGGCCACAGGCTCTCGGCCGGTGAAATCGCGGCCTTCATCAATGGCGTCACCTCGGGCGCCGTCACCGATGGCCAGGCCGCGGCTTTTGCCATGGCGGTGTTCTTCAACGGCATGAACCGCGACGAGGCCGTAGCGTTGACGCTGGCCATGCGCGATTCCGGCGATGTGCTCGACTGGTCGGACCTGCCCGGCCCGGTCACCGACAAGCATTCGACCGGCGGCGTCGGCGACAATGTCTCGCTGATGCTGGCGCCGCTCGTCGCTGCCTGCGGCGCCTATGTGCCGATGATCTCAGGCCGTGGCCTCGGCCATACCGGCGGCACGCTGGACAAGATGGATGCGATCCCCGGCTACACCAGCCAGCCCGATATTGCGTTGTTTCGCCGGGCGGTTCTGGAAACGGGCTGCGCCATCATCGGCCAGACCGCCGATCTGGCGCCGGCCGATCGCCGGCTCTATGCCATCCGCGACGTCACCGGCACGGTGGAATCGGTGCCGCTGATCACGGCCTCGATCCTGTCGAAGAAGCTGGCCGCCGGCCTGGGTTCGCTGGTGCTCGACGTCAAGGTCGGCAATGGTGCCTTCATGGAGAAATCGCGAGACGCGACCGCGCTCGCCAACAGCCTGGTCGAAGTCGCCAGCGGCGCCGGGCTGAAGGTCTCGGCGCTGATCACCGGCATGAACGAGCCGCTGGCCTCGGCCGCCGGCAACGCCGTCGAGGTGCGCAACGCCGTCGATTTCCTCACCGGCCGTTTGCGTGACCGGCGCCTGGAGGACGTGACACTGGCGCTGGCCGCCGAAATGCTGCAGTCGGCCGGATTGGTGTCGTCCAACCAGGATGGCCTGCGGCGCGCCACCGAGGCGCTCACCAGCGGCCGTGCCGCCGCCACCTTCGCGCGCATGGTGGCGGTGCTTGGCGGCCCCGCGGATTTCATCGAGAATCCGGAAAAATACCTGCCCGACGCGGCAACGGAATTCGCGGTCAAGGCAACGGCAAACGGGTTCGTCACCGGCATCGCCACCCGCGACATCGGCCTTGCTGTGGTTGGCCTGGGCGGCGGGCGCACAAGGCCTGACGACAAGATCGACCCCAGCGTCGGCATCACCAGGCTGCTGCCCATAGGGGCGGAAGTGCACGCCGGAGATGCTCTGGCGCTGATCCACGCCCGCTCACCCTCCGATGCCGAGGCCGCAGCCGCCACCGTGGTTTCGGCCTATGCCATCGGCGCCTCGAAACCGCCGGCCGACAAAACCGTCATCCGGCGGATCCTGCCGCGCGGCTGA
- a CDS encoding clan AA aspartic protease, TIGR02281 family: MLRKLLILSVFAGTSASIPVVYQSNPQIFENLLKSTVTAKPEVEGQPQVSLASVPDKPAAPLPTGRKVVVAADGRGHFSSTFKLNGRQVDGMIDTGATLVAVNTSTARRIGLSLNPSDFSHEVNTANGSIKAAVVMIDRLQIGSISVDGVQAIVLDDKALRTNLIGMSFLNRLGKYQAENGTLLLVQ, encoded by the coding sequence ATGCTGCGCAAGCTTCTCATCCTCAGCGTCTTTGCCGGTACATCGGCATCGATCCCGGTCGTCTACCAGTCGAATCCGCAGATATTTGAAAACCTGCTGAAATCGACGGTGACGGCCAAGCCCGAGGTCGAGGGACAACCGCAGGTCAGCCTGGCGTCGGTTCCCGACAAGCCGGCGGCGCCGCTGCCGACCGGGCGCAAGGTCGTCGTCGCGGCGGACGGGCGCGGACACTTCTCGTCGACCTTCAAACTCAACGGCCGTCAGGTGGACGGCATGATCGACACCGGCGCCACGCTGGTCGCGGTCAACACGTCGACGGCGCGCCGGATCGGGCTGTCGCTCAATCCGTCCGATTTCAGCCATGAGGTCAACACCGCCAACGGCTCGATCAAGGCGGCGGTGGTGATGATCGACCGGCTGCAGATCGGCAGCATCAGCGTCGATGGCGTGCAGGCCATCGTGCTCGACGACAAGGCGTTGCGCACCAACCTGATCGGCATGAGCTTCCTCAACCGGCTCGGCAAATACCAGGCCGAAAACGGCACGTTGCTGCTCGTCCAATAG
- a CDS encoding uracil phosphoribosyltransferase — translation MKGVTVVDHPLVQHKLTIMRKKETSTAGFRRLLREISLLLGYEVTRNLELTTTTIETPIEEMEAPTLEGKKLVFASVLRAGNGLLEGLLDLVPAARVAHIGLYRDHETLEAVEYFFKAPSDLADRLVIVVDPMLATANSAIAAIDKLKGRGATNIRFLCLLAAPEGIERFTKAHPDVPVFTASIDRQLNEKGYIMPGLGDAGDRMYGTK, via the coding sequence ATGAAGGGCGTCACCGTCGTCGACCACCCGCTTGTCCAGCACAAGCTGACCATCATGCGCAAGAAGGAGACTTCGACCGCCGGCTTCCGGCGGCTGTTGCGCGAGATATCGCTGCTGCTCGGCTACGAGGTGACCCGCAATCTCGAACTGACCACCACCACCATCGAGACACCAATCGAGGAAATGGAAGCGCCGACGTTGGAGGGCAAGAAGCTGGTGTTCGCTTCGGTGCTGCGCGCCGGCAACGGTCTGCTGGAAGGCCTGCTCGACCTGGTGCCGGCGGCCCGCGTCGCCCATATCGGCCTCTACCGCGACCACGAGACGCTGGAGGCGGTCGAATATTTCTTCAAGGCGCCGAGCGACCTCGCCGACCGGCTGGTGATCGTCGTCGATCCGATGCTGGCGACCGCCAATTCGGCGATCGCGGCGATCGACAAGCTGAAAGGGCGTGGCGCCACCAACATCCGGTTCCTGTGCCTTTTGGCGGCACCCGAAGGCATCGAGCGTTTCACCAAGGCGCATCCGGACGTTCCTGTGTTCACAGCGTCCATCGACCGCCAGCTCAATGAGAAGGGCTACATCATGCCCGGCCTCGGTGACGCCGGCGACCGCATGTACGGGACAAAGTAA